From the Salarias fasciatus chromosome 16, fSalaFa1.1, whole genome shotgun sequence genome, one window contains:
- the LOC115403567 gene encoding tubulin alpha chain-like: protein MGNACWELYCLEHGIQPDGQMPSDKTIGGGDDSFNTFFSETGAGKHVPRAIFVDLEPTVIDEVRTGTYRQLFHPEQLITGKEDAANNYARGHYTIGKEFIDLVLDRTRKLADQCTGLQGFLIFHSFGGGTGSGFTSLLMERLSADYGKKSKLEFAVYPAPQVSTAVVEPYNSILTTHTTLEHSDCAFMVDNEAIYDICRRNLDIERPAYTNLNRLIGQIVSSITASLRFDGALNVDLTEFQTNLVPYPRIHFPLTTYAPVISAEKAYHEQLSVAEITSACFEPANQMVKCDPRHGKYMACCLLYRGDVVPKDVNAAIASIKTRRTIQFVDWCPTGFKVGINYQPPTVVPGGDLAKVQRAVCMLSNTTAIAEAWARLDHKFDLMYAKRAFVHWYVGEGMEEGEFSEAREDMAALEKDYEEVGTDSIGEEDEEGEEY from the exons ATgggcaatgcatgctgggagctgtACTGCCTGGAGCATGGGATCCAGCCAGACGGACAGATGCCCTCAGACAAGACTATTGGGGGAGGCGATGACTCCTTCAATACCTTCTTTAGTGAGACTGGAGCAGGAAAGCATGTTCCCAGGGCGATCTTTGTGGACCTGGAGCCCACTGTTATTG ATGAAGTGCGCACAGGAACCTACCGTCAGCTGTTCCACCCTGAGCAACTGATCACAGGAAAAGAGGATGCTGCTAACAACTACGCCCGTGGACACTACACCATCGGCAAGGAGTTCATCGATCTGGTTCTGGACAGGACTCGTAAATTG GCTGACCAGTGCACTGGCCTTCAGGGCTTCCTGATCTTCCACTCCTTCGGGGGAGGAACTGGCTCTGGTTTCACCTCCCTACTGATGGAGAGACTGTCTGCTGATTATGGGAAGAAATCTAAGCTGGAGTTTGCTGTCTACCCAGCACCCCAGGTTTCCACAGCAGTGGTTGAGCCATACAACTCCATCCTGACCACTCATACCACCTTGGAGCACTCTGACTGTGCCTTCATGGTGGACAACGAGGCCATCTACGATATCTGCCGCCGGAACCTGGACATCGAGAGACCAGCCTACACCAACCTGAACAGGCTGATTGGCCAGATCGTGTCCTCCATCACAGCCTCCCTCCGCTTTGATGGAGCTCTGAATGTCGACCTGACCGAGTTCCAAACCAACTTGGTGCCATATCCCCGTATCCACTTCCCTCTGACCACCTATGCTCCGGTCATCTCTGCTGAGAAAGCCTACCATGAGCAGCTGTCTGTTGCAGAGATCACCAGTGCCTGCTTCGAGCCAGCCAACCAGATGGTGAAGTGCGATCCACGTCATGGTAAATACATGGCCTGCTGTCTGCTGTACCGCGGCGATGTGGTGCCCAAAGACGTCAACGCCGCCATCGCCTCCATCAAGACCAGACGCACCATCCAGTTTGTGGACTGGTGCCCCACAGGCTTCAAGGTGGGCATCAACTACCAGCCTCCCACTGTGGTTCCTGGAGGAGACCTGGCCAAGGTGCAGAGGGCTGTGTGCATGCTGAGCAACACCACGGCCATCGCCGAGGCCTGGGCCCGACTGGACCACAAGTTTGACCTCATGTACGCCAAGAGAGCCTTTGTGCACTGGTATGTCGGAGAGGgaatggaggagggagagtTCTCCGAGGCCAGAGAGGATATGGCTGCCCTGGAGAAAGATTATGAAGAGGTTGGCACTGACAGcattggagaggaggatgaagagggagaggagtaCTGA